TCCAAAGGAGCCATTCAgtcaaccaacaaccaccaCAGCGGAGTTGCGGAGAAATATCGTGACTTGTGGCGGACTATGTCGTGCTTAGCACGACGCGGCCCAACCAACTAGAATGAAATACATATACTTCGCATGCCGTCTGTTTTGATTTCTAAGCATCGATCCTTCGAAACAACAAGACCCAATTAGTTTGGTCACGATTCTTAATGGCTCCTAGAGGCGCATCCTGTATTAATGATTCAGGAAACAATCGATGTGCTAATCATCTAAAATCTCATCTTTATGTTCGAAGTGTTGACGTTAAGAACACCATTTATTTTGGAAAGAAGTCGAATATGTAGCAAACCCCCAGAAAAAGATTTATACGGTCACCCTCTCTATCGCTGCAAATACAACAGCATATACCAAGATCGTCATTAAACTTTACGGTTTAATAGAGCATTTCTTGACGATGCATCTATCTATCCTTACCTTATGTGATACATAAACGACTGCCGGATTCAAATTGAGGATACCTAACGTGATATATCTGGCACTAGCCCATGGTAGGGACGTGTTTACTTCATCAGATCACTTCTTGGCCATTATACTATACCAAAAATGAGTGTTACCCTAGACAAAAATACCTGTGTGCATTTCCACCACGACGAATGTAATTATAACTGATACAATGCCGACCGGTAATGATGCAATGGTTACTACAGGAGAGGAAAAATTTCATACCACATGAATTTTATCATTAGACACCGGTAAATCACTAGAAGTAAAAGTTTCTAATAGGCccctgcatcttctttgatACTTATATACACAAGACCATTATACTCCGAAAACATCGTAATTGGGGCTACACAGACGCAGGGATTATTAGCATTGTAGCTTTTGCTCTTGAGAGAAGACTTCTTTGGATAGCATTTCCGGCTTTGATTCGCTTTGTCATTACTGCTACAAATCATGGACATGCTGGATTTCTAGAGGAGCTGTCTAATACTAGGCCAGAACAGTATTGACTACCTTTGGCTTCCAACACTCTTTCATATTGAACCAATATCACAATGCATCTAGGTAGTTTGAGCAAGAGTTACAATTATATAACTAGCTATGACGCGATAAAAGCAGCACACTGCTCGACATATAATTGTTTTTCACCAACGAGattattttacttttgcTCTGGAGTCTCGCCTTCAGCACCGGCGGGAACGTAGAACAAGTTCTGGAGCTTATCACGCTTCTCGGGTGATTCTCCCTCAGCACCGGCAGGAACATAAAATAAGTTCTGGAGCTTGTCACGCTTCTCGGGTGTCTCTCCCTCAGCGCCGGCGGGAACGTAGAACAAGTTTTGGAGCTTATCACGCTTCTCGGGTGTCTCGCCCTCAGCACCAGCTGGGACGTAGAAGAGATTCTGGAGCTTGTCACGCTTTTCTGGCGACTCCCCCTCGGCGCCGGCAGGGACGTAAAATAGGTTTTGCAATTTGTCACGCTTCTCTGGCGTCTCTCCCTCGGCACCAGCAGGAACGTAAAACAAGTTCTGAAGCTTGTCACGCTTTTCTGGTGTCTCGCCTTCAGCACCAGCTGGGACGTAGAAGAGATTCTGGAGCTTGTCACGCTTCTCCGGTGACTCGCCCTCAGCGCCGGCAGGAACGTAAAACAGGTTCTGAAGCTTGTCACGCTTGGCTATAGTAAGGTACAGGTGTTAGTCAATGAATGTTTGTACGTTTCAACTTATACATGAAGGTGTGAGGCGATTCATACCCTCTTGTGCAACCGGTGCGGCAAGAGCCACCGTGCAAAGAGTAAATGTGAGAAGAGTAGCCTTCATTGTGTCAAAAGCTAGTGGAAATTTTGTACAGCAGCGTAAAGCTAGGTAAAAGATTGGTTTGGTacaaaagaagagcagaaggaagaaagcTTGATACCAAAATACTTGGTGTAGGCAGCTTTAAAGGCTTGCCAAATTGTTCCCTACCCCTCAGAGCCCCTCTCAGATTCTACCAGTGAGAAAAACGTTTCCCGGATGCAGTCACTGAACCCCCTCAATCATCATTGTGATTCAAAGCAAGCAAAGATTCGGTATCCACAGACTGGGTTGTTCAAAAGGTCGTGCCTTGACCGATCTTGGCGAAGGATCCTAATTATTGGAGAATCTCCAAACGCAAAGAAGAGCCATTTCTCCAAATGCGGCAGGTGTATAAGCTGGTGCAATCGCACGACTGTATTAGTCGAAAGCATGCCGTCATACTCTTACATATCAATACTGAATTTGCCAGTATAATGCATATGGAGGTTAGACCGAAAGTGCCACCGGTTTATTTAATAGAGGGGCATATACGAGTATGGAATATCTCACCCTAGCAAAAGCACGGTAAGGGTGGAGGCTTCTCTATTGCTCGACTTGCAGCTGTAAACTTACTGAACAAGAAATCACAGGGAGCTTTGGTATATTCAGAGATTTAACATTGAATCGTAAATATGCTAGCCAATTGCTATATAGAGTTAACGAAAAGTTACGTCTACGGTGTACAACACTCCTTATCAATCTTACATAGCCCTGGGTTTATTACAATTATAATCATTTTTTCTGAGTAACATTTCTTTATGTTTTACGGTGTGATATTAGATCTGAGACACTTTCCCCATCTAACTTGATACAGAAGGTGTAGAATGCTTATGTGACAACGCAGAGCTATATCACGCACTCTCTTTCCAATGTTACCGGGATATTTTGTCTAGCGACCCCGGCTACTACTCTGGATCTAAGTTGGCATTTTTGCCCCAACTCGTTTCTGTATCTTATACCCCACACTGGAGAACTACTACCCTACCTGGGCGACGGTTACATGCGTTCTGCATCGGACATTGTTCTCCGTGGATTCCTCGTGCAAACGCAAACTCGTTTCATTTCCTGGGCAGATCAGTCCTTTCCACTCTGTTTCTAAGTTCATTCAGTTTCACTCTCTCGAGAAGCTCTATCAACGAAAAGGAagatttctctctctcgaaGATGGAGCAGAAAGACCAAGTGCGAGACTACATCGAGTATGAAGAAGTTGGAGTTCCATCGCATATACGGCGTACGAAACGACCGTCGTGCGTGGAGCGCCCAAGCAAATTCAGTATCCTGATGATGGTTCTATTTATTCTTGCTGGTGTTGCGAATATAGGCGCCTGGCTTTGGATTACTCGTGGCCATCGAGATGCGCTGGACGAGAAGTGGAATCATTGTGGACGGTCAAGTGAAGAGGCCATGCAACGCGGTTGTGTCATGGAGCCATTATTCTACGGCTGGATGCCCAAACAGTGCGTGTACAAAGAGCTTTCGGACCGCTATCCGGTGTTTGAAGACAGAAAATGGTATCTCGAAAAGGATATGATAGTATGGTCCACCTCCCTCAGCCCGGCAACATCAACAATCCTTACAAAAGGTTTCTGACTTGTTACTTAGAATGAAGTCGAATCGGAGGCACTTTGGCGTGGAAGCAATATCAAGGTCTACACACACATCTATCACGGGGAACACTGCTTATTCCAGTGGCGGAAAATCATGTTCGCTATTAACAACCATGAGCAATATATCGATAACAAGACGATCAGTATTCATCACTCCAGCCACTGCGCAGACCAGCTTACAGtggggagagaaggagatgacGCCATCAATGAGGTGGAGCTTGGCTTTTATCGTTGTAGAAATACGATTTGGGCGAGCTAAAAACTTAAGACTACGATACAAGAAGGATTTGGAACGGCCAGatagaaagaaaaaaattgatcCCAATCGTCTCTGCTCTCTAATGAGATAATAAGGTGCGGACCAAGAAACAATTGCCTCCCTCAACGATTGACATTGCCTTAAAGGAGATAAATCCGGCACTATCAATACCCCTCTCCgataattacttaatttttGCCCGACTCTTGCAGAAGGGTGGCCGCTGGCCGCGGAGAACCATGGACGGAGGCAAAAAATCCTGCATTGCCTACTCCGTAGATGTCCTCATTGTACGAGTAATCTGCGGGTTGAGGTGGATATAACCGCGCACCCGCCAGATGATCCCTGATACAGCAGCGACGGATCGCTTATCACTCACTAGAATAAGTAGTTCGTACGAGTAAGTGGGGGAAAGACGCATGGATATATTGCAATGCATTCAAGTAAGACGCACTACTGCATTGGACTTAAGAGTAAGCTAGCTACTGCATACTAATGCAGCTCAAACCACGGTTACTTCGTATCTATAACCTGGCAACCTGGATACACAAAGCCCGCTAATATCACACGATGCTAGACCCTCTTCTACTTTTGCGGATGCGAACGGGCATTTCTCTGGACGACGGAGGTTGACCGTCATCCATCCCACTCCCTCATCCCACGTATCCCTCTTGGTCAATACCCCGCCAAAGACAATCGCAGAATTAGGGAAaagcagaggcaaaagaaagaaggaaagaaagaaaagcaacatGAATAAATTCAGGAAACAAGAGATCGATGGCAAGACCATCTCAGATAttgatgaagttgaacaGGGACAGGGTCTTTtagaagaaagcagcacagacacagacacagacgCAGGCACAAACTTCTCACCAGCACCTAGGAGATCACGTAGCTCCAATTGTAGATGGTACACTGTTGTCATCGGATTCCCAGTGCTGCTATGTGCAACCAACCTTCTTACTTTCTGGATCACCGCTTCCACAAGACCACAATGTCATGCTCCGGCGTCAGTGGCGGAACCTCCAAGCCTCGCGCCAATGCTTCGAGATCTGAACCTCGAGACAATACACGTCAAATTTGACTCAACATTCTATAGCCAGGGCAGCCGTTATCGTAAGCCTCCATCGCCGGAGACTGATGCTGCGTGGAACTTCGCAGGCGCCAATTGTATGATACACATTCTACTATCTCCTACTTCCCTATGCCAATCATTTGTTATACCATCATCAGACTAATAGTTGAGCAGTTGGATTCCTTCTCATTCCCGAAGATCAAGCCAGTGAATCGGATCTTACATCTGATCACATTCATCTCGCTGGCGGTCCAGATCAAGCCAATCTGACGGGGATTCCTGCCGATGTTGAAGTATTTCATCAACTACATTGCTTGGTATGAAGCGCTTATCTCTGTCCCAAAACGCTTTGATCTAACTCTTCTCTGTGTAGAATCTACTTCGAAAGGCGACATGGTATAACCATGATTACTATCGAAAGCTCGGCGCAGACGAGTTTCAGCATCCAGACCGCACGTTATCCGTCCACGTTGGTACGTGGGCACTATTCATCTACGAAGAACATGGTTCTGggtcaagaccaagagtTGTGTGCTAATTTGTTATTGTTATTCGCAGACCATTGCATAGACAATTTGCGCCAACGGATCATGTGTACGGCTGATGTTGGACTTGTTCCGTTCTACTGGGTCGGAGACGATGGTCAGACAGATCCCGAGTTCAGTCGGACGCACACATGCCGTAATTTCGAGACCTTGCACGATTGGATGATGCAGCATATGGTCACTCTAGACTCCAACGCCACCCTGCTTCCCAGACCAGGCGACTACAGAGTCGACCATTTTCACTAATTGGATGTGCgatatggaggagatgaataGTACACATCTAAGCGGGGCAGAGAATTAATTCCcaatattattatttttaagaaaaagaatatGTAAAAAACTATGGCTTCTTCAGATTCACTGCATTTTCTGGTGACCCtctgtgcttcttcttgctatCTGTGACTACTCATACATTCCAAGGACTATTTTTTCCCGAATACACTACGAACTGTATCTCCGGCAGACCATTCGAAAGGTTCTACGGGATCCTCCTCGGATGCAAACACAGTTTGCCAAGCCAGCGTTGAGTCACGGCAAGAATGCTGATGGCCCTGTCCATTGACCGCGCTTAGGAGGATATTACCATCTGCGTCTTTTTTCGTAAATGGTGGCTCCAGAGTGTCATCTCCATTGCATAGCAAAGCCTAAATGTGGTGAGAAGGGACGTTAATATGAATCTGAATTCCGTATAGAATAGGAGGAAACGGTAACCCACTCGACCAATATAGCCCAAGCAATGCTCAACATGCGTTCTCTCATCCACTTTCAGGGTCGCACCATCGCGTCCGCCATGCGTATGTGTTCCATGGCCAGTATTTTCTGCAGCAAGACCAAAGTAATTCTGCATCGTAGCGCGCAGCATTCTTAAGCAGTGGACACTGTGAAACATGCTGACGCCCCAGCCCAGGTTATACGTCTCATTGTGCTTAACCAAGAGAAAGCCACCGAGGGGAGTGCTCATTGCTTGATCCCATGCTTCATCAGCCGCGCTATCCAGCGACTCGATATCATGGCGCTCGAGGAACTCAAAGAGAAAATTTGGCCTATCGTTGGATGATCTGGCCCCTTGCAAAACACTGTCGCCAGGATTGTAGATAGTATTGTGTGCTTCTTTTGTTCCGTCGTTATTTGTGGATTTTGATGGgcttggaggagaagctgctgagagAGAATGCAGCGCAGGAAAGGCTATAAGCAGGACTCCAATGATTGCAGTAGATGAAAGGATCCATATCCAAAATTGGTTTATTTGTGTTTTGGCCATTTTGCGCTGCTATGTGAGGGGTGGGAGAAAAATGTAAAAAAGAGcaatgcaaagaaaagatgggTGGGGGACcttgaaaagagaaaataaataagcaAATAAGGAAATAGTTAGCATGGTGCTTATGCATGTCCGCATAACTTTGATCATTTTTTGTCTAAGGGAGATTTCCTTGTGTTATTACAAAGTTTACACATCTATAATGAATGTCCTTTTTCATGCCATCGATATTTATTATTCAGTTAATATTAAGTTTGTTACGTTAAGACCTCTTGAAGATGGCTTGTATTCTTGTTGTTGCAAAGTGTTTTCACAGATCTCTTTTATGACGACCTAATTTACCAGACATTTGCACCGACAGCGTCCAGGGTAAATCCTTGCGGATAAATTCAAGACCGATtgcccatcaccatcctcaaaCACGGAAAGTGAAGAGAGACGGCTTTCTCAAATATTCTAGAGACCTAATCTGGTATATATTTGCTGAAGAGATATGCTTGCTTCTATTAGCAATGAGTAGCTGTGTTTATTGCTCATACGGCTTACTAATAAAAGACGAGCGTCTCCTACGAACTAGGCAGAAGAACCATGGCAAGCTACCACAACCCAATGCAGCCGAGATGGCCACtgtataaaaaaagaagcgcagccgcagcagatAGATCAGATGGTTCCTTGGCGTGTTCTTTGTAGAAGTTAGTCAAGCCGTGTTTTTGATGTCATGGCGTCATTCGAGCTAGTTCAGTGGGGTGTTCCGTAGCTACATTACCTTTAGTTGGACTACTTAACCCGGTCATTTATAGAGCATTCACAATACCCTTCAATTTTTAAGTAGCGGTCTTGTTATTACTATTACGAGCTGAGTAGTATCTCTGCCCGATCCAATTAACTAAATCGCTTGTCGATATAAACCCCTGCGATAGGAATGTTTCTTGGAAGGTTATCTTATATCAATTTTTAGGAGACCGAGCCATCACTTTTCAACGCAATCGTAATGCTCTGACCACCACACACTTACATGAATCAACTGTTTACGCTCCCTCTAGCATTCTACCATTCTTACAAAGTTGAAATCCGCCAGCGCCTTTTCTTTGCCACTACAGCTCGACTGAAAACAAGATATGAGCGGCAGTTCCACGCCAGACGATGTTCTGAGATATCTCTTACTCTAGTCACACCTAGCTATCCTTCCGTTTCTCCTAAGCCTTTTCGGCTCAGCCCAAGCGATACAGACCCCAATTGCAGTAATCTACATTACGCCCAGCCGAACCTCTTGGCGGTAGCACCGATGTAGCCAACTCGAATTATCGCACCACAACTATTTAACGccatgctgaagctgctggttcCATTAAGCTTTTCAGGAAGATGTTTGGTACCTCTAGATATTATGGTGAACTGTATTACATATTGGGCTCAGTTTGTTTTATTTATCCCAATTTTCGACGATAAATACATTTTTGTACTTACAATCTACGCAGAAGCTTTTGTACTCTCGATGGTCGTTGCATATGGGCGACAACTGAAGAGAACTCACATAGAACAAAAGAATTTACGTCTGTGGAATCTGTTCATAGTCAGCCGCATCACAACGCGTTAGGATCTGTGTAGAGTGTTCGAGTCTATACGTCTGACCGTTGGTATACCTATCGGAATGGAGCCGAAGAAAGGCTTAGAATAAGTGTATACCACTTTTCTGTTTTAAAATCTCTATTATTTTATGTTTTGAAGCTGTATTTAATATCTATATATGTCAGCTAGCAGCTACTACAGCTGCAAATCGTGACgaatatatatttatacaCAGTAATCAACTACTTTATTAATCTGATGGACGTTTAGGCAACAGTACCTAAAGGCCAGGGTATAATCTTATCAGCGGATCTGATAACCTGTTGTATGTATGGGACAATTCCTCATGAATTAAAGTTGACGCCATTTCTTCAGTCTCTTAAATTTTCTCCTGGCAGAACCCTCTCACATGCCTAACCCCCTCTGGAAAGTTTGATGAAACTTCCGTTGCGATGGCTTTGTATGCTTTATCTAGTAGCATATATGCATTTAGCACGATTTGGTGTTCCTCTTTCAAAGTCTTCAGCTCCTTTTCAAGCTGAGCTATACGATTGTCTTTTCGCTGACGATGCTTCTGCTGGGCCACTCTACACTGTTCTCGTCGACGCTACATGTGGCATATATTTAGTTTCAGTTcaagagaaaataaatatatatattgaGATGCCACATACGTTTAAAACATGTGCAGGTGCATTTTTGTAACGGCCGGGGCGTTTGCGCGGTGCGTTCCTTGGAGCTCTTGTGGTGTCAACAACGCCATCCGAATTAGATGATTCTCTTGTTACTTCTTCCGGTGCTGAGGAGCGACTTTTTTCTGGCGATGCAACATTAGATATATCCTAAGTTTGAATATATTAGTGTGAAGTTCCTTATATAATGCAACGTATCAGGCCATGACACATTGAACTTGATCCGCTTACGTTTAAGCTTGTAGAACTCAAGCCTAGTAACCAGCTTTCTCCTCCACAACCTAGAGCAGAAGTCGATTTAAGAGCTGTGTCGGTGAACTGAATGAAATCTATTTCTGAGTACTGGCCATCCAGCCAACTAAAATCGTGTGTCTGGAAATCCGAAGGTTCTGAACCAGAGATTGGAGTAATGCTCATGGCGTCTGACATCGAtagttgttgttgaggaCATGGAAGGGTGGATATGTTAGAACTTGGATTGACAAGTGGGAGATATGgaaattaaaattaaaacaTAATGACAAGTATTGACAAATATTTATTGGCCATTCGGGGTCTGCGATTCTATCATGCGCACTTCCACCGCCGAAGAGGATTCTTGGGTCCACGCACTTCCCACTTCCCGTGTCACTGACCAACAGCCTTACCTGAGCAAGTTTAGTCGCATTAGCCTTATGAAGAAAAGGGTGAGATGCAGCGACAACTGGCTTTGAAACCAACACTCCACAAGGCCCTAGTTGATCTCGCTGGCATCGGACCATTCTGGCCTTTGTATCCCATTGGTCAGCGGTAATTAGGCATTTGTGGCCAAGGCAGCACTCTTTGGTTCGGCAACCCCGGCCTGACGCGGCCGTTTCAGAACGTCGGATCATCGCGTTGGACACAAGCATACCACAATCCTAATCCTTCAGCGACGGGGTTCGAAAGGGCGGGAAAAAGCTGAGGGTCTTATGGTCTTAGGCTTTAAGACTACGTGCTTAAAACCGAAGTGCAAATTGAAAAGCACCAGTCTCAACACTGCTCAGAGCAGGTGGATAGTTCTTCCACTGTCTATCTTTCTAACAAACACTCGATAGATTCATCTGAAATAACTCGGAAGTATCAATTGCTATGTCAGCTTTTTTCAAGGCATGCATATACCATATGGAGATGATGCATTTCTGATCAGCACTTGACAGTATATATCGTAATTTTCCAACTCCTAAAGTTCATGCTTCCCTCCTCTTGGTACTATCTCTCTTGTCGAGCTTGACAACGAAACAAGAGATGCTTACGAAACCCTTGTAGAGAATAAATGACTCACAATAATAACTAAACAAACTAGTGAGAACCCTTGCCAAGAGCACAGATCTATGACGGACAAATTACAAGCAACTTCCAACCTCTACTGGCATTCAAATGCTGGTTCTCGTCTTATTACACCGCTGTCTCAGCCTATTGGAATTCGTTGTCGACAGGCTAACTCCTTTTTAACACGCGCTAAAATGTTTTCTAACAAGTTCAACACTTCGGCATCAAGACGCTTAGAAATACAAAGCTGGACTGAGACACAAACCTAACTAGCAAGGGCTGCTCTCAATAGCTCAGAGGATATCGAAAATAGCCGTAGTATCGTTATCTGTGCGACGTTATATCATATCTGCATGCAAATCAAGACAAGCTGCGCACCAGGAAACTCGCCTAAAATGTGTTACGTATCAAAGAGCAATTAGCATTACATAAAGCCGGACAAAGCATCATCCAGACGAGTAGCCTCCTTGAGCGGAACCGATTCACCCTTTCTCGATAGCCCAACCTTGTTATGCCAAACAACTTTCATGCCAGCGTTTGTTGCGCCCTCAACATCTCCTGCGCTGCCTGCAACAAACAATGCCTCCTGGGACTGAACACCCATCTTCGTCAAGATAGCCTGGTAGGCTTGTTCGGTAGGCTTGTAAAAGCCGCTCTCTTCTGCGGTGACAATAGAGTCGAATTTTCCAACTATATCCGCGGCAATAGTTCCCAGACGTTTCGAACAATTGGTAACTACGCCGAGTTTATAACCTCGCAGTCTCAACTGCTCCAACACTTGGGCATCTTCgggccatggctgcagtTTGTCCCAGTTTTCCAACAACGTTCTTGGAGCTGATTCAGGCAAGCCAACGTCCTTTGCAGCCTGATGAACGAGCTGCTCATACGGGATGTAAGCGCCAGTGCTGAATGTCAGCTCTAAATAGCGTGCACGCCAAATTCGTCCCTCTGCTGCGGTTGCGGACGGCGTGGACGCATCCCACAGACTCCAAGAATCCAACAGGGCGGTAAGGAGGTCGAATATAATCACTCTTGGTCTCCAGCTCGGTGATGAAGGCGTCATGATGATGGACAATTTGTCACGTATGATGAATTGGGATAAGATATTGGTTAACGTGGGAGGCCGTCGACTCTATGGACTCATATGAGCAAGACTCACCTTATATATACGACTTGTACTCGTTATGAAGAATACGGGTTTCTAAGCTCAAGGCGTTGCTTCTGTGGCTTATGTCCcgtcttttctttggacCAACGGTAGCACGCACCCCACTGATGCTAAATTCGTGTCCAAGTCGC
The sequence above is drawn from the Trichoderma breve strain T069 chromosome 5, whole genome shotgun sequence genome and encodes:
- a CDS encoding haloacid dehalogenase-like hydrolase domain-containing protein, coding for MTPSSPSWRPRVIIFDLLTALLDSWSLWDASTPSATAAEGRIWRARYLELTFSTGAYIPYEQLVHQAAKDPWPEDAQVLEQLRLRGYKLGVVTNCSKRLGTIAADIVGKFDSIVTAEESGFYKPTEQAYQAILTKMGVQSQEALFVAGSAGDVEGATNAGMKVVWHNKVGLSRKGESVPLKEATRLDDALSGFM